In Pseudoxanthobacter soli DSM 19599, the DNA window ACCGCGTCCGGACGCTTCAGCGGCAAGGTGCTGGTCGTGACCGGCGCGGCACAGGGAATCGGCCGCGCGGTCGCGGCGCGGGCGGTCGCCGAGGGCGGCCATGTGCTGTTCGTCGACCGCGCCGACTTCGTCGAAGAGGCGGCGGCCGAGGCGGGTGGCGAGGCGTTCCGCGCCGATCTCGAGACATATGAGGGGGCGAGCGCCGCCATGGCGGCCGCCGCGGCCCGCTTCGGCGGGATCGACATTCTCATCAACGGGGTCGGCGGCGCGATCCGCATGCGCCCCTATGGAGCATTCGAGCCGGCGCAGATCGAGGCGGAGATCCGCCGCTCGCTGATGCCGACGCTCTGGTGCTGCCATGCCGTGCTTCCCCATCTTCTCGCGCGGAGGGACGGCACCATCGTCAACATCTCGTCGAACGCGACGGCCGGCATTCACCGCGTCCCCTATTCCGCGGCGAAGGGCGGCGTCAACGCGCTGACCCGAAGCCTCGCGATGGAATATGCCGACCGCGGCATCCGCGTCGTCGCGACGGCCCCCGGCGGCACCGAGGCCCCGCCGCGGCGGGTTCCGCGCAATCCCGACGGGGACAGCGCCGACGAACGGCGCTGGATGGCCGATGCCGTGCGGCAGGTGACGGACTCCACCTTTCTGAAGCGGTACGCCACGATCGAGGAACAGGTCGGCCCGATCCTGTTCCTCGCCTCGGACGAGGCGTCCTACATAACAGGCTCGGTGCTGCCCGTCGCAGGAGGCGATCTGGGCTGATGCCGCCGCAGGCAAGACCGCGCGGGGCGGGTTCCGCGGTCCGCCGCTTGCCCGAACGACAACGAGATCAGAAACCACGAGGAAGCGCATGTCATTTCTGGAAGAGGGCCATCTCGACGGTAGGCTTTTCGACGGGCGCTGGCTGCAGGCGCAGGTCGTCCATCCGGCGATCGAACCCGCGACCGGCGACACCCTGGCACAGGTCGGCGAGGCCGACGCCGACGCCATCGCCGCCGCCGCAGCCACCGCGTCCTCCGCACAGCAGGCCTGGGCACGCGGAGCGCCCGGCGAACGCGCACGCGTGCTCTTCGCCGCCGCGGCCATCGCGCGCGACCATCGCGAGGAGATCGTCACCTGGATCATGCGCGAGAGCGGTTCGGTGCGGGCGAAGGCCGAGTTCGAGTGGTCGATCACGGTGAAGGCGATCGAACTCGCGGCGGCCATGCCGGAGCAGGCGCAGGGTCTGGTCCTGCCCAGCGAAGGCGGCAAGCTCAGCCTGGCACGGCGTCGCCCGCTCGGTGTGGTCGGCGTGATCTCGCCGTTCAATTTCCCGCTCTATCTCGCGATGCGCGCCGTCGCGCCGGCGCTGGCCGTCGGCAACGCCGTGGTCCTGAAGCCGGACCCGCGCACGGCGGTCTGCGGCGGCTACGTCATCGCCCGGCTGTTCGAGCTGGCCGGGCTGCAGGCGGGTCTGCTCGCCGTCCTCCCCGGCGCAGGGGTCGCGGGCGCCGCCCTTTGCGCGGACCCGAACGTCGCGATGATCCAGTTCACCGGTTCGACCGGTGCGGGCCGGAAGGTCGGGGAGGCCGCGAGCCGCCATCTGAAGAAGGTCTCGCTCGAACTCGGCGGCAAGAACGCGCTGATCATCCTCGAAGACGCCGACCTCGACCTGGCGGCACGCAACGCGGCTTGGGCCGCCTGGCTCCACCAGGGGCAGATCTGCATGACGGCGGGACGCATCCTCGTCCACGCCGCGATCCTCGATGCGTTCGCCGCGCGGCTCGCCGAGAAGGCGAAGGCGCTGCCCGCCGGCGATCCGATGTCCGGAAAGGTCGCGCTCGGGCCGATGATCGGCCGCTCGCAGCTCGACCATGCCCTCGGCATCGTGAAGCGCAGCGTCGACGCGGGCGCCGAGGTCGTCGCCGGCGGCGACGCCAGCGGCCTCTGCCTCTCCCCGACGGTGCTGCGCGGCGTTCGCCCCGGCATGGCGGCGTTCGATGAGGAGATCTTCGGCCCCGTGGCGGTGCTCGTTCCGTTCTCGACCGACGACGAGGCCGTCGCCCTGGCGAACGATACGGAATACGGCCTGTCGGCCGCGGTCATCTCGCCGGACGTCGGGCGGGCGATGGCGATCGGCGAGAGGCTCCATGCCGGCCTCGTCCACATCAACGACCAGCCGGTCAACGACGACGTGGTCAACCCGTTCGGCGGGGTGGGTGCTTCGGGCAACGGAACGTCGATCGGCGGTCCCGCGAACTGGGAAGCCTTCACCCATTGGCAGTGGATGACGGTGAAGGCCTCCGCCCCCGCTTACCCCTTCTAGAACGCCTTCCGGTCCGGCGGAACGATCGGACCGGCAAGAAATCGACGCAGAGTCAAAGGTTTGGGCTCGTCCTCACCGTTCAGACCGGTTTGACCTGAACGGGATGTGCTGCGGCCCCCACAACATCGATCCAGGGAGAAGACATCCATGACGGCTATGAGGAAGATCGTCGCCGCGGTCGTCCGCGAGAAGGGCGCCGCCTTTCAGATCGAGGACGCCACGATCGGCGAGCCGCGGCCCGGCGAGGTTCTGGTGCGGATCGTGGCGGTCGGCGTGTGCCACACCGACATCATCGTCCGCGACCAATATTATCCGGTGCCGCTGCCCGGCGTTCTGGGCCACGAAGGGTCCGGAATCGTCGAGGCGGTCGGACCCGGGGTCGCTGCCGTGGAGCCGGGCGACCATGTCGTGCTCACCTTCCAGTCCTGCGGTCATTGCGGCCCCTGCGAGTCCGGCCACCCGGCGCATTGCGCCGATTTCTTCGCCCAGAACTTCGGCGGCGGCCGCAAGGACGGCTCGACGGCGACCTGCGACGGGCACGGCCACGCGCTGCATGATCACTTCTTCGGCCAGTCCTCGTTCGGCAGCTACGCCATGGCGCACGAACGCAACGTGGTGAAGGTGCCGAAGGACGCCCCGCTGGAGCTGCTCGGACCGCTCGGCTGCGGCATCCAGACCGGCGCGGGCGCGGTGCTCCGCGCGATGAAAGTCCCGGCGGGCGCGCGCTTCGCCGTGTTCGGATCGGGCGCGGTCGGGCTCAGCGCGGTCATGGCGGCGCGGATCGCGGGTGCCACCACGATCATCGCCGTCGACGTGACGCAGAGCCGGCTGGATCTCGCCCTCACGCTCGGCGCGACCCACGCCATCAACAGCCGCGAGGCCGATCCGGTCGCCAGGATCCGCGAGATCACCGGCGGAGGCGCCGATTTCACACTCGAGAGCAGCGGGCGCCCGGAGGTGCTGCGGCAGGCGATCGACGCGCTCGGCATTCAGGGCACGTGCGGCATCGTCGGCGCACCGAAGCTCGGCACCGAGGCGTCCTTCGACGTCAACATGGTCATGATCCCGGGCAAGCGGATCATGGGCATCGTCGAGGGCGACGCGGTGCCGAAGGTCTTCATCCCCCAGCTCGTCGACCTCTACATGCAGGGACGTTTCCCGTTCGACAAGCTGGTGAAGTTCTACGACTTCGACGAGATCAACCGCGCCGTCGCCGACAGCGAGAGCGGCATCACGATCAAGCCGATCCTGCGCCTGCCGGGCTGATCGGCTAGCGCCGCGCGCACCCCCGGGGCGGACCGCGATGGACCGCGCCGCCCCGGCCTGGAGCGCTTTCCGATCTGATGGACTCATCAGATCGACAAGAAATCGCTCCAGATTCAAAAGCTCGAGCATATCCTTGTCGTTCAGATCCTTCGATCTGAACGGGATATGCTCTAAATTTCGGGCGTCTCGTCGCCGGCCGCATTCGCAGCGCGGCCGAGCGCCGGGATCGTGGCGAAGACCGGCTGGTGGTCGGAGCCGTCGGCATCGGCATCGATGCGGATCGCGAGGCGCGATCCGAGCCATGCCGGCACGAAGATGTGGTCGATCCGGCT includes these proteins:
- a CDS encoding zinc-binding dehydrogenase, encoding MRKIVAAVVREKGAAFQIEDATIGEPRPGEVLVRIVAVGVCHTDIIVRDQYYPVPLPGVLGHEGSGIVEAVGPGVAAVEPGDHVVLTFQSCGHCGPCESGHPAHCADFFAQNFGGGRKDGSTATCDGHGHALHDHFFGQSSFGSYAMAHERNVVKVPKDAPLELLGPLGCGIQTGAGAVLRAMKVPAGARFAVFGSGAVGLSAVMAARIAGATTIIAVDVTQSRLDLALTLGATHAINSREADPVARIREITGGGADFTLESSGRPEVLRQAIDALGIQGTCGIVGAPKLGTEASFDVNMVMIPGKRIMGIVEGDAVPKVFIPQLVDLYMQGRFPFDKLVKFYDFDEINRAVADSESGITIKPILRLPG
- the benD gene encoding benzoate diol dehydrogenase BenD, coding for MTASGRFSGKVLVVTGAAQGIGRAVAARAVAEGGHVLFVDRADFVEEAAAEAGGEAFRADLETYEGASAAMAAAAARFGGIDILINGVGGAIRMRPYGAFEPAQIEAEIRRSLMPTLWCCHAVLPHLLARRDGTIVNISSNATAGIHRVPYSAAKGGVNALTRSLAMEYADRGIRVVATAPGGTEAPPRRVPRNPDGDSADERRWMADAVRQVTDSTFLKRYATIEEQVGPILFLASDEASYITGSVLPVAGGDLG
- a CDS encoding benzaldehyde dehydrogenase, translating into MSFLEEGHLDGRLFDGRWLQAQVVHPAIEPATGDTLAQVGEADADAIAAAAATASSAQQAWARGAPGERARVLFAAAAIARDHREEIVTWIMRESGSVRAKAEFEWSITVKAIELAAAMPEQAQGLVLPSEGGKLSLARRRPLGVVGVISPFNFPLYLAMRAVAPALAVGNAVVLKPDPRTAVCGGYVIARLFELAGLQAGLLAVLPGAGVAGAALCADPNVAMIQFTGSTGAGRKVGEAASRHLKKVSLELGGKNALIILEDADLDLAARNAAWAAWLHQGQICMTAGRILVHAAILDAFAARLAEKAKALPAGDPMSGKVALGPMIGRSQLDHALGIVKRSVDAGAEVVAGGDASGLCLSPTVLRGVRPGMAAFDEEIFGPVAVLVPFSTDDEAVALANDTEYGLSAAVISPDVGRAMAIGERLHAGLVHINDQPVNDDVVNPFGGVGASGNGTSIGGPANWEAFTHWQWMTVKASAPAYPF